In Amphiura filiformis chromosome 1, Afil_fr2py, whole genome shotgun sequence, the following are encoded in one genomic region:
- the LOC140169190 gene encoding angiopoietin-1 receptor-like — translation MRKRTAAIPDENLNLQQRNQSQDITKDPYTNLGIVDEAVPYDDVCTQNVASESLKWKIQWTDLDLSDTILGKGHFGEVRKGVYKGDDKHIHVAVKTLKSKATLEDKADFNAELETMKRIGRHHNVVSLIGACGHEGTLYVALEFVTFGDLRTYLRTTRRRDQSGATHRLQPTRLMSFALDVAKGMDHLSKLGIIHRDLAARNVLLDDDLVAKVSDFGMSRGEDVYVKTSKQRVPTRWLAIESLCYSTYTTKSDVWSYAVLLWEIATIGATPYSGMATRDLAHELLEGYRMSKPASLDNAVYQIMTECWNENPEERPSFTHITAKFNDMISVKEHTYMDTGVYANVQFPTIEPEKDDY, via the exons ATGAGGAAAAGGACAGCAGCTATCCCTGATGAAAATTTGAATCTTCAACAAAGAAACCAAAGTCAG GATATAACCAAGGATCCTTACACAAATCTTGGAATTGTAGACGAGGCTGTACCGTATGATGACGTATGCACACAAAATGTAGCATCGGAAAGTTTGAAATGGAAGATTCAGTGGACTGACTTAGATTTATCTGATACAATTCTGGGAAAGGGACATTTCGGGGAAGTCAGGAAAGGAGTATATAAAGGAGATGATAAGCACATACATGTTGCTGTTAAAACTCTTAAAA GTAAGGCTACTTTGGAAGATAAGGCTGATTTCAATGCTGAACTTGAAACAATGAAACGAATAGGTCGGCATCATAACGTAGTTAGTCTGATCGGAGCATGCGGACACGAAG GAACGCTTTACGTAGCGTTGGAGTTTGTTACCTTTGGAGATCTACGCACGTATTTAAGAACAACTCGTCGACGAGACCAAAGCGGTGCAACACATCGGCTTCAACCAACAAGATTAATGAGCTTTGCTTTGGATGTTGCGAAAGGAATGGATCATCTTTCAAAACTAGGG ATTATCCATCGTGACTTGGCAGCCAGAAATGTTTTGTTAGATGATGATCTCGTAGCTAAAGTGTCAGATTTCGGAATGTCACGTGGTGAAGACGTATACGTCAAAACTTCAAAG CAACGTGTTCCTACCCGTTGGCTGGCGATTGAATCCTTGTGTTACAGCACATATACAACTAAGAGTGACGT cTGGTCTTACGCCGTTTTACTGTGGGAAATTGCAACCATTG GTGCAACGCCATATTCAGGCATGGCAACCCGGGATTTAGCACACGAGCTATTGGAAGGCTACCGTATGTCAAAACCTGCAAGTCTTGACAACGCAGT GTATCAGATCATGACAGAATGTTGGAATGAGAATCCTGAAGAGCGACCCTCATTTACACATATCACTGCTAAGTTCAATGACATGATCTCAGTAAAGGAG CACACATATATGGATACTGGTGTCTACGCTAATGTTCAATTCCCAACAATCGAGCCAGAGAAAGACGACTACTAA